One region of Rana temporaria chromosome 11, aRanTem1.1, whole genome shotgun sequence genomic DNA includes:
- the LOC120916829 gene encoding protein kinase C theta type-like: MRNAVPARKPMKNVAVGDPPLVTPPSCDTRNSMKRVTAIRNIMKNALPSRVPMKNAAAQVPALVTPPCCDTSNTMKRVAAIRNIMRNAAPSRKPMRNAAVEVPALVTPPSRDIQAVQLQVRPPRCDSQSTFILHRLLGEGGFGQVFLATHSATKKIVAIKSVVKTSDQRDAIETELKVMQKAEGCPFLTQLHMTFQTRHSACFAMEYVSGGDLFDFTVNYSPLPVSVIRFIAAEISCGLEFLHERGIVHRDIKRENILLDNKGHVRIADYGLAVMDLYGDRTVTGVAGTIGYMAPEVINGDFYQFEPDWFSMGVVIYIMATGTKPFCNRTTQEYRKAVSYEDPVYPPDMDQHLKNFIDGLLCKCPEKRLGVGRDIRRHLFMRLINWKSLEQGKGWPPFSVAQPLDMDMETSCRLPPSAIDVKALEIPGRKIHIPGFLNIDRL; encoded by the exons ATGAGGAATGCTGTACCAGCTAGAAAGCCCATGAAAAATGTGGCAGTGGGAGACCCACCTCTTGTGACTCCCCCTAGCTGTGACACTAGAAACAGCATGAAACGTGTTACAGCCATTAGAAACATCATGAAAAATGCCTTACCATCTAGAGTGCCCATGAAAAATGCCGCAGCACAAGTCCCTGCTCTTGTGACTCCTCCGTGCTGTGACACTAGTAACACCATGAAACGCGTCGCAGCGATTAGAAACATCATGAGGAATGCCGCTCCATCTAGGAAGCCTATGAGGAATGCAGCAGTAGAGGTCCCAGCTCTTGTGACTCCCCCGAGCCGTGACATACAAGCGGTCCAGTTACAAGTCAGACCTCcacgctgtgacagccaatcaaccTTCATCCTGCACCGTCTGCTCGGAGAAGGCGGATTCGGACAA GTCTTTCTGGCAACTCATAGTGCAACCAAGAAGATCGTCGCCATCAAGTCCGTCGTGAAGACTTCAGATCAACGTGACGCCATTGAAACCGAGCTGAAGGTCATGCAGAAGGCGGAAGGGTGCCCATTCCTCACCCAGCTTCACATGACTTTTCAGACGCGCCATTCTGCCTGTTTCGCTATGGAATACGTCTCTGGAGGCGATCTGTTTGATTTCACCGTAAACTATTCGCCTCTTCCGGTTTCCGTCATAAG atTCATTGCGGCGGAAATATCCTGCGGATTGGAGTTCCTCCACGAGCGCGGCATCGTTCATAGAGACATCAAGAGAGAGAACATCCTACTGGACAACAAAGGTCATGTCCGCATTGCAGACTATGGATTGGCAGTAATGGATCTGTATGGCGATAGGACGGTGACGGGAGTAGCCGGAACAATTGGATACATGGCACCAGAA GTTATAAACGGCGACTTCTACCAGTTTGAACCCGACTGGTTTTCCATGGGAGTTGTCATATACATCATGGCTACAGGAACCAAGCCATTCTGTAACCGTACCACCCAGGAATACAGGAAGGCTGTGAGTTATGAAGATCCCGTTTACCCCCCGGACATGGACCAACACCTGAAGAACTTCATAGATGGA CTTCTATGCAAATGTCCAGAGAAGAGGCTTGGAGTCGGCAGAGACATAAGACGGCATTTATTCATGAGGCTCATCAATTGGAAGTCGCTGGAACAAGGGAAAGGATGGCCACCTTTCTCAGTAGCCCAG CCCTTGGACATGGACATGGAAACATCCTGTCGACTTCCTCCATCAGCGATCGATGTAAAGGCATTGGAAATTCCAGGAAGAAAAATACACATTCCTGGATTCTTAAACATCGACAGGCTGTGA